One Hyphomonadaceae bacterium BL14 genomic window, AGAAGAACAAGGCGGCGATGACCGTCATGATCAGCACCATGATGGTGGAGATCAGGGTCTCGCGCCGGCCCGTCCATGTGACCTTGCGGCCTTCCTGACGCACTTCGGCAAAGAAGCGCAGCGGGTTGAACGGCTTCTTGGGCGCCGGCGCAGCCGCCGTGCCGCCCGAAGTCCCGCTTCGGCCGCTGGCGGCCGGTTTCGCCGGCGGGCGGTTTTTCGTGTCTCGCGCCATGGCGTCAGACCATCTTTCTCAATCGCTGTCACCAGACGCACGACTGGCGCGCCTGGCAGGGGCGGAGGGGCTCGAACCCCCGGCCTGCGGTTTTGGAGACCGCCGCTCTACCAGCTGAGCTACACCCCTGTGTCGCACGCAGGCTTAACGCGGCGCATTGACGCCCGCCTTCGCCAGAGCCGGTGCTTTTACATCGCCTGCAGCCAGATGCAAACAGGGTGCTGCAAAATTTCTGCACCCGTCTGGCCTGGCTCAGGCCTTAAAAAAAGAAAACGGCGGCGGGCAATGCCCGCCGCCGCAGTCTTCATAGGCGTCCTGAAGACGCGCCGCAATCAATAACGCAGGTTGATGCGGGCGAACAGGTAACGGCCGACCTGATCGTAGCCGGTCAGCGAGTTGGCATTGTTCGCGAGCGAACCACCCACGAGCGGCGGCTCTTCGTCGAGGATGTTGTTCACGCCGAGAGTCAGGCGCGTATTCTCCAGGACGTCGAACTGGGCCGACACGTCAAAATAGCTGATCGCGTCGAGCACGTTGCCATTGTTGACCAGACCACGGTCGGTGGTGCCCGGCGTGCCGTTCTGCAGCGTGTAGTCCATCTCGCTGAAGTAACGCCAGCGCACGGACGCCGACCACCAGCTGCCCATGTCATAGCTCAGGCGGGCGGTGTGACGCCAGTCGGAGGTGGCGCAAGCCGGGTTGATGACGCCGACGCAGTCATAGGCGGCGGCATCGTTGATGCCCGGCAGCGGATCGATGGTCTGCTCGAGCGCGATCGAGCCGTTGAACAGGGCGCTCAGATTGCCCCCGATCAGCGGCGCTTCACCGGCCCACGCGACGTTGAAGTCCACGCCACGCCAGATCAGATTGCCGAAGTTGGCGGTCTGGTTGCGGACAACACCATTGCCCGGCTCACCCGCCGTGCCCGACCACAGGTCACCCGAAACCGGGTTACGCTGGATCAGGCCGCAC contains:
- the secE gene encoding preprotein translocase subunit SecE, whose product is MARDTKNRPPAKPAASGRSGTSGGTAAAPAPKKPFNPLRFFAEVRQEGRKVTWTGRRETLISTIMVLIMTVIAALFFFAVDSALGFIVRNLLGLGA